A stretch of DNA from Anopheles ziemanni chromosome 3, idAnoZiCoDA_A2_x.2, whole genome shotgun sequence:
CTTCTCGAGCAGATCGACCGAGGCCACACTGAAACGATAGGAGATGACGGCGAACTTTGAGCCTAGGTAAAATGTACCAACGATAAACACGACATACGAAATGAACTTTTTGCTTGGTAATtgtaaaaaccaaataaagAACGGCGGTATCTTATCGCTGTTTCTGTTTTGATCGTTAGTTCCAGCTGAGGGAGAActgtcaaaatattgttaagtGCGAGGGGTCCACCCAAAGCCaatcaacagacaggtcgcagcataccagccatgtaacgagccgaaaaccgtgggaaatgttttgacattttgtttaaattttgtttacttctcacgaaCAGCGTAGAAGTGTGTAAAACTGCAAATCCACAAAAGTGgagtaaaactgcaaatttggtatgtttcatcaacagaacaaaGAGTTGAGGCGTTCCGAATATGTTCGGGGGAAAGGCTGGtcaacacacttaatttcggcaatcacagcgagcaaaaggatccatatccCATGATTTTACTctgaagagcagtttctaaacgcaagaccatggatactgtgatctagaGTAACCAACTACCTATTTCGCGAAAATTTTGGCGGAGACCTCTCACAAGTATGCTGGacatttttgtaaacacttttttaaccaattGTCACAACAATagcggagcaaaaaacagctttgacccgacctgtctgttgattGTCTTTGGGATCACCAATGCACATGTCAAGTTAGAACGTTCGCAGTGGACTAGAAAACTTTTGTTGATGACTATCATATACAATTACATTATCATACACAGTTGATAATTAGTTTACTCGTAAGCGTAAgtttctttcaaaattttatttgGAGCACAAAAATAGGAATTATGTAGTAATCAACAATATTGAAATAGTGGGGCACGCTCGCACAGCACTCAGCACAAGAAAGCCggtttgacagctgtcatttctcacattttttatgataaatttgtgttttgttttgcttgcgtATTTTCGTCGTAAATTTGTGTCCTTCGTGCTGCGTTTTTGAGGAAGTGTAATGAGATAACGATTGGCAGTAAACGGACCGCCTAATAAAATGGTTACGGAAATGACGCTGGATTCGGATGAGGACGATGACCTGGATGTGGATTACACCAACCTTACCACGATTAAAAACTTCGATTCAGGTACACACGGCGCGAATGTAGTAACCTCTGCGTAGAACCTTCTCGAAACATCCAGAATTTATTCCGCTTTTGTTCGAAATCTCAGGTGGATCGATGAATCCGTACTCAACGGTTACTCGCACCACAATCGAGGTGACCAGCAACGAACAGTCCCTCCAATCCCGGATAGCAACGAAAGCATCGGCACCGGTTAGCTTGCTGGTGGAAAGTTTGCTGCAGCAACTATGCTCCTTGCTAGAATCGGACCCGGAACGTTCGCGTGCGCTCTACAAAACCATTTGCGAACGATTGCATGCGGTCAACCTGATCGACGAAACGTACACGATGGGCGAGTTCGAAATGATGCGCAGCCAGTACCAAAAAGCGCTGTACCATTTGGTCAGCATCACACGGGGAAACGATTTGCCGGTCGTTTTGCCTGACCTGCAAGAGTACTGGCCGCTTCCATCGGGCCTTGAATGGTCCCGGTACTATCGGGAGTTTGAGGAGCTTTCCTTCATTGCCGGCGGAGGCTTTGGTAAGGTGTACCGTTCACGCAACAAACTCGACGATACCGTGTACGCCGTCAAGAAGGTGACCATTCGATCAACCACCATTAAAAATGTGTTGGTACATTTGGCGGAGGTGAAAACGCTGGCTAGTTTGAACCACATCAATATTGTACCGTACAAAGCTGCCTGGCTTGAGCCGCTAATGTCGCCTGGGAAAAGTAATAGCTCGAACAGTGCATCGTTCGTGATGGATGAAGAGGATGATTATTCATCCCAAgacgaagatgacgatgaAGCGGAAAATTCGGTCAACAGGAGAACAAAGCGAGATATCAGCGATTCGTTGCGTCGACCAGAGCATGATTCGGAGGAGTTTAGTATTCTATTCGAAAATAGCAGTGAAGGACAAGTCACGGAtggcgatggtgatggtgatcggCATCAGATAGCGGAAATAGAAGACTCCTCTCTAGGCTTGGTTAACATCGAGGATACCCAACCTCACATCAACCTAAAATGGGCCACTTTGTACATCCAGATGACCCTGTGTCACCTTACACTGCGCGAGTGGTTGGATCAGCGTAACGGAGCGGACAATTTTACCCAGTTCTACACCGATTTCTTGCAGAATCGTTTGCAAAACAATCATCTGATGAATTCCATTCCAAGGAACTCATTTTGCCGCCAAAGTTCCCAGTTAGCAGATCCAATCGAAAGTGCTCCGATCGGAAAAGATACGTCCTCCCGGCGTAGCTCGGAATCTTCCAGAGACGAGTCGCAGTCGGAACAACACGTACAGCATCTGGATATAGTGATCGACATCTTTCAGCAGCTGCTCAACGGGCTCAACTACATACATTCGCGTGGCATAGTCCACCATGATATCAAGCCAAGCAACATATTCGTCAGCCTTTCGGATCACGATTCAAAATTAAGCATTCAGTTGGGAGATTTTGGGCTGGCCTGCCCACTCCAGAGCTCGCATGTCGGCGTTGGCTTCGGGACACCGTTGTATGCTGCCCCCGAGCAGCTGGAAGGCAAGTGCGACCCAAAGTCGGACATCTACTCGCTGGGCATAATCTTGCTCGAACTGCTGCTCCCTTTTTCCACCGACATGGAGCGTGCGGAAACGATAAAACAAGTGCGCCATGGCCACTATCCACCCGAGCTGGAGCGTGATTTTACGATGCTGCTAAAAAATCTGCTTCAAATGCACCCTTCAAGGCGTCCCGGGATGCCTGATCTGGTCGAAGCGGTTAACCGAATCCGCATCAACCGCGATAAGGTGATTTCGGAGCTGCGGCGCAGCTTAACGCTACGCGAGGAAGAAATCGCCTGCCTGCGGTCACAGATCGACGTTCAGCAGCGTGTGCAGGTCGAGTCGCACGAGGAACGGATGCTCGTGGAACAGCGAACACGCAGTTTGGTCGTGAAGGAGCAAGAGTTGATCTACATGAATTtggaaattcaaaataaaaacctacagCTGCGCACCAAGGAAATGGAGCTGCGCTCAAAGgatgaagaaataaataagctgaaagAGATGTTACGAGTATAccaggaaaaggaagaaaaagttcaaCGGTCAGAAGCTTAATGAGCATGACATCCAGTGCTAGGATACCCATATCGAATGTTCGTGCATTGATTCAACTCTTACATCGATCATGCGTTTCATGAGCAACATAGAATCGTGACTTCATAACTAATTAGCCTCCCGTTAGTTTATACTTAAAGACTACATccatataatttaaaatacttcTATAGATTATGGTCTTTACTTACAGACTACTTAgagaataataaaattgtgattattaaaactattattcacgctgtttttgtttgctactACATTTTCGTTTTACAAACTATATTTTATATAGTTGGTATTTGTTTTCGACACCTTTTTACCCAAagaaggtttaggaaaaaagagaatttgaaaattcctaaGGAAAAGccgaaaaagaggaaaattcagtaaaaacggcttttttccttataaaaaaattaaatttacctaAAACGGTTTGACTTATCCCAACGAAGTCTTCTGATGGTTTATTCCTTTTGGTCCAATTAAggttttagaaaaatgaaaagtttgaaaatccTGCACTAGGACACCTAGTAATTAGAAATGAACAAATTCCCCCAACTATTTTGCAATACACTTCATTGAAAATTGAACTCATTACAAATTTTTATCTGAACTTTGCCGCATAGTATCGAAACTACGATTGGTTGAGTGcacgtgcaatttttgctgcCTATACAATATATAAAAATACCATCGGACCATTGCACTCATATAAATTGTTTAATCGTGTTGTAAGTGAAGACGAAGTCAAGAATCGTTTAGCAGAATTTTATaacattctttggatttgGATGAAATGCCGTGTCTTAGAGATGGATCTGTTATTAATATGTGTCGATATCACGGAACATAAGGGGCTTCCTTTGAGTTCCAATGCtttgttatttcaatattaGCGAATGTtgttacaatcagtttcacaactttccgGTCGGTTGCGATCGTATTAAAGTTTTAAATCGAATCATTCTTAAAATGgcgtggaaataaaaataccacCACATTGGTTTATTAttcagcaattgaagatattcaaagccaatttaaatttatatatAATTTATACGTATATAGTATACGAGTATTTTTATGTAATCTCTTCAATACGCGCTGATtagtaaaaaaatgtataattaGTTTTTCCAGGGAATTCTGCTCATTATGTTAACACGCGTTAGCTCGTTATTGTTTCTTGATTCATCAAAGCAAAGCCAAAAGTTTTCTATGAGATTGGAATACAGAGAGTCTGCTGACCACATTGAAACTTCCGCACATTTATCAAGAAACCAAATAATAATATCGACTAATTTTTTTCGATTAAGTTTGTTTCTACTATATTCGACTTCATTCTCACTGAGATCCACGGCAAGATAAGCTTTCATCGCAGTGAGAGAACTCCCCATATCAGTGGTATAACTCAACCAATGTTCGGGCTCATTTTAACACCAGGCTCTTTTTGAACATGGAGGAGGGACAATGGTGGAGCCGATATAACGACGAGCTGTACGGAGACCTcactgtcgtacagcgaattagtctcgccaggctccggtgggctggttATGTCATGcgaatggcaccggacgacccaACCTGTAAAGTCCTCTTAGGTTGTCCCGAAGGgcagaggaggcgtggtaggcctcAATTAAGGTGGAACGATGGCATAGACGAAGCCACCAATAAAGCCaggatacggaattggaccagtTTGGCGAGGGACCGTGTGCAGTttcgaatggaacgaacagaagcggatcaatccATTCGGGGGCCCCAAGCGGTCGGATAATCGGGGCCCTCcagacatttccattgctCTATATGTTTCAATACCTATGGCCAAAATtggacttattttttacaacagcTTGCTATCCATTATACATGTTTTCAGCATATAGTCAATATATATCAGCATGCCAAGACCGCTCGGTGGTTGTAGTgccacataagtaagtaagtCTTGTTGAACATCGTGCCAAAAGTTTTTGCCAAACATCTGGAAAACGAAGAATAAACTATACACTATCGGAAAAGAACTTGTTTCATACATCGCTCCAGGAAATATATCTTACAACGAAATTGAACCGATTGTGCGCGTCGCTTTGTCATGTTGGGCTTGACGAATCTTTGTGGCCACTCGTAGCTTTCCACGCTTAACATAATTTGCCGCACGTGAATTCCACATGATATAGCGATACTGTTCTTCTCTGGTTCACTACTTATTTATAAAGTATTCGTCTATTTATCACCCTAAGCTGAGTTTTGCTCCCACGTTGGTCCTGACGGCCTTCGTTACCGAAATTTTTCATGAATCGTATTGCTGACTGATTTAAAAAAGCCAAGAACACGACTGataaaactcaatttgtagttttcgttctttactaactttcgttctttacTTATCCATTTAAGATTGTTATTGTAAAAACCcatttaattttgtaaattgtattgtaaattgttaaaatgtaccatttttatttctgcgccatttttataatgttttgttAACGTTAAGTATAACAATTCATCAACTAGTTTTGGACTTTTGTAAGATCTCATCtactaaacatatttttc
This window harbors:
- the LOC131286457 gene encoding eukaryotic translation initiation factor 2-alpha kinase 1-like, producing the protein MVTEMTLDSDEDDDLDVDYTNLTTIKNFDSGGSMNPYSTVTRTTIEVTSNEQSLQSRIATKASAPVSLLVESLLQQLCSLLESDPERSRALYKTICERLHAVNLIDETYTMGEFEMMRSQYQKALYHLVSITRGNDLPVVLPDLQEYWPLPSGLEWSRYYREFEELSFIAGGGFGKVYRSRNKLDDTVYAVKKVTIRSTTIKNVLVHLAEVKTLASLNHINIVPYKAAWLEPLMSPGKSNSSNSASFVMDEEDDYSSQDEDDDEAENSVNRRTKRDISDSLRRPEHDSEEFSILFENSSEGQVTDGDGDGDRHQIAEIEDSSLGLVNIEDTQPHINLKWATLYIQMTLCHLTLREWLDQRNGADNFTQFYTDFLQNRLQNNHLMNSIPRNSFCRQSSQLADPIESAPIGKDTSSRRSSESSRDESQSEQHVQHLDIVIDIFQQLLNGLNYIHSRGIVHHDIKPSNIFVSLSDHDSKLSIQLGDFGLACPLQSSHVGVGFGTPLYAAPEQLEGKCDPKSDIYSLGIILLELLLPFSTDMERAETIKQVRHGHYPPELERDFTMLLKNLLQMHPSRRPGMPDLVEAVNRIRINRDKVISELRRSLTLREEEIACLRSQIDVQQRVQVESHEERMLVEQRTRSLVVKEQELIYMNLEIQNKNLQLRTKEMELRSKDEEINKLKEMLRVYQEKEEKVQRSEA